The Tachysurus fulvidraco isolate hzauxx_2018 chromosome 19, HZAU_PFXX_2.0, whole genome shotgun sequence genomic sequence TGAACTCCAGCTTTGACGATTGTAAGTAACAGGATTCTGTGatgaataaaaagttaaaaatcaacagatttattaaaacaaaagaacaatttatttaaaatagaaatcttttgtaacaatacacactactgttCAAAGGTGTGGggtcttttttgttctttccacttgtttttcttttaagaaaTGAATACTTTTATTTAGCAAGATGttttaaactgataaaaaaaggAGTGATAAAGATTTATACAGTTAGAAAAGATTTCAATTTGgaataaatgctttttaactttttatttatcaaagaATCGTGAAAAAAGTATCAcaggtttctaaaaaaaatattaagcagCACAACTGTTTTCAACATTGATAATAAATTAGCATATTAGTATGATTTCTAAAGGATCGTGTGACACTGAAGACTGGAGTAATGATGCTGAACATTCAGCTTTGATCACAGGAATAAATTAGaaaaaccattattttaaactgtaataatatttcacaatataacttctttatttatttttgtttgtttgtttaaaaaaagccttctttcaaaaacattaaaaatagtaatatttccaaaattccccagattacgTTCCCGtggaaactttccgcccctacGTCGCCATGGAAACGGACACTCACCTAGCATAAAAGCGTTTGAAGTAAACGGTTGCCGTGGCGATGACCTGCTGTCGGAGTTTCAGGTGCTCTCCCAAAGCCTGGATCACTGAAAAGGCAGCAAAACCTCAGATGTAATCTAGGGGCTCAGAACGTGTCTTTACAGGTTTATATACATACTGAAATGAAAACAAGGTCTATTTGGATCAGACGAGTTTCAcagttgcttttgtttgtttaaactttTCCTCAGCAATAAGGCTCCCACACTGATAATCTGACACCACAGCAACTTGCACACCGGTACACAAACACTAGTAACAAATGGTGTAGTTGTTCTGTACCATTGGCAAAAAATATCTGCAGCTTCCAGTACTCCTCCTCTGTGAGGAACTTCAGGTCTTTCTGACGCTCTTTCAGGAGGTCCTGCTTATCCAGCACCCACTGCAGGCTAGAAACAGACGAAAAGACAACGGTTATACTGGCTATTAACTGACGCCATTAAACCCTGAACCACTACTGAATCCTGATCCTGAttctggagaaacattgtctcatttcactgtgtactgcaacagctatatatggttgaaatgacaataaaagcttcttgacatgacttgaaTTTCACACGATCATTCAGTGCAGTAAGGAACATCGACGAAACTCCATTCCTTTATGTGTACTGAAGCTTGCCAGAAAATATTACCAGCTTTTCCAGCCAATAAGCTTCACTTCCTACTGAGaaaatttttcatatttttatgggTTTAGAGTTTGTTTCTAAATCCAGAGCTGAAAGACTCTTAAAAGGCcagctttttaatttttttaatctgaacaCCAGCAGGTTTGCCTTCATTTACTTACATAAAAGCATGTATTACATCTGTCTAATCTAACCACGTCTAACCTGAGTGTCAGGCCAGGAACCAGGGACTGTGCTACAAATTGAATAAATTGCCAAAACGTGCTATTTTCTATAATGTCGACTTGGACATAAAGCCTTCTGGTCAGTGGAAGACTTAAGAATATGAGACAAAATACTAGTGTACACCTCCATACAAGCATTAGTGAAGATTAGCTAACTCAATGACTCCTCTCCGTTCACCCACACGCTCACTAAGCTCTGCACCCAGGATTCACACTGGCCTGTAGAAAAGAGTCTATTTTGCTACAGTCCTGGTGGCTTGGAAGATCTAATCTGCGAGTTGTATTGATGTCATGTCTTAACTTGAGACCTTTTCAGCTAATGTTAATGGTAGTTacatgtttgattttatttggtAGTGCTAATGTTGATTCTCAAACACTGATTTGTTTGGTCAATCAGTGctatacatttaaacaaatagtTTGTGTCTGTTGTATTTACAGTTCATCATACTGTTCATAAATGTAGATAGTACTATATTTAAAAGCAAACGAAAGAGGGGTCAACTGGTTTACAGCAAAGATCTAGATAATTAAGAATATtattgcataataataataataataataataataataataataataataataacaacatttaaCATAAAGAATGTTAACACCACAATATGGCCAAATATATGcacaaagcccctgagctccatgaagacatggtgtgttaacgTCGGAGGGGAAGAACTCGattgtcctgcacagagccctgactctgactcactaaacacctttgggatgaactggaacaccgactgaatcTGCGGGTCGTATTTATGTCATGTCTTACCTTGAGACATTTGACATGTTGGCTAATGTTGATGGTAGTGCTAATGTTGATTCTCAAACAGTGATTTGTTTGGTCAATCATTgttatacatttaaacaaatagtGTGTCCGTAACTGTAAAAAGTCAATACTGTTGTATTTGTAGTTCATACTGCAAGAGCTCATGGTGATTTGAcatcactctgtaaacaggTAAGAAAACAGATTTGAAACTGCAGCTAAGGAGGTGTTTTTGGGGAAGTTTTACGGTTGTAGGTCTGAATTCCACCTCAAGCGCAGAATAAAACGACTGACAGGAAATGCAAACATAATCAATCAGGTCAGAAGTCAGATCTCCTGAAAGGTTTTGCTCAGCCACATACAACCTTTAACCTGAGGTCATGGCTTAAACCATCATCGTATTATCATCATGATGTTCGATATATTTTACTGGTTAGATGTACAcgtaagaaataataaaaatgactgtGAATATAGATtttgacaaagaaaaaacatcccaggtaatgaatgaataaatgaatgaataaacaaatctgTACATAAATCTGACTTGTCCCtgatgtacatttatattttatattaaagacCGCACAATTCTATAGCTCCAGTTATCATTACACACGATTTCTATTCGGTGAAAATGACGAATCTGTAGATGAAGTAAATCAGAGTTGTTGTTTAGAGACACAACTCGTCTCCAGGCTGCTTTCTTCACCTGCGTTAGCAGAGTTTAGTCAACAATAACGAGCTTTTTCGCTTCGCAGAGTGATGACTGAATGCTGACGTGTTTATCTGTCATACACGGCTCTCACTGCACACGACATAGTCACGTATTACACGTTATATCTCTACAAACAGCGACATACGAGAAGCAGCTCGTTGCTTagccacaacaacaacatgctAGGTCAACATGctaaagttatataaaaaatactcGTACAGTAAAAACACTTACTAATGTGAACTCTGCCAGAAGTTCCCTGCCATTGTTATCGAACCGAGGTAGAGAATTGGActttaaattatttgaaaattCTAAGGAAAATAGAAAGAAGCTTCGTGTTCACTGCATATATCGGAGCGCCTATTAAAACACTCCGACTATTCTCCGTTCCACCGGAATACGTCCGGATGGGGAACAACAGTCCTAAATATGGTTCCGCACAGATTTGTATGCTGAAACTGGTGGGAAAATAATAACGTCTAATGACAATTTTTGCTGTAATGATTGTGTTCTGAAGGTTTTTGaactgactcaaccccactgaacaaaTATGAGATCatctggaacaccgactgaaccccagaccccCTCACTCTTACACCGTCTGTAAcacgtgtctgatctcactaatccccacagacacactccaacatcagtgtctgatctcactaatgctcctgtagctgaatgatcactaatccccacagacacactccaacatcagtgtctgatctcactaatgctcctgtagctgaatgatcactaatccccacagacacactccaacatcagtgtctgatctcactaatgctcctgtagctgaatgatcactaatccccacagacacactccaacatcagtgtctgatctcactaatgctcctgtagctgaatgatcactaatccccacacacacactccaacatcagtgtctgatctcactaatgctcctgtagctgaatgatcactaatccccacagacacactccaacatcagtgtctgatctcactaacgctcctgtagctgaatgatcactaatccccacacacacactccaacatcagtgtctgatctcactaatgctcctgtagctgaatgatcactaatccccacagacacactccaaaaacagtgtctgatctcactaatgctcctgtagctgaatgatcactaatccccacagccacgTTTCACAGCCTTCACAGAAGAATGGAGCACATCATAAGAGCAAAGGGAATGAATATATACagctatatatgtatatattcaacGCAAATATTGAAACTcatgtattttataaattcagtgcagactgaagtagtttaagtctttggtatttttaattgtaatgattttggctcacatttaacaaaaacttaTACAataaatttactgtatatgtactggggcacagtggcttagtggttagcacgttcgcttcacacctccagggttgggggttcgattcccacctctgctttgtgtgtggagtttgcatgttctccccgtgcctcgggggttttctccgggtactccggtttcctcccccggtccaaagacatgcatggtaggttgattggtgattttgtgagtgaatgagagtgtgtgtgccctgcgatgggttggcactccgtccagggtgtatcctgtctcgatgcccgatgatgcctgacaaatcatcacagactgtggaaaccTAACAAtggacttcaagcaacttgGCCTATGAGCTTTtccacccttcctccagactctaggaccttggattccaaatgaaatacaaaacttgctctaATCTGAAAAGAGGATTTTAGACCCctgggcaacagtccagttcttctccttagcccagcTAAGACGCCTTTGAcgttgtctgtggttcaggagggcttaacaagaggaatacgACAACTGCAGCCAAATTCCtagacacgtctgtgtgtggtggctctcgATGCCTTGACTTCAGCCTGTCCAATCCTTctgcttgacaagcctctcaagtCTGCGGTTCTCTCGGTTCTTTGTGTATCTTCTTCTTGCACAGTTTTTCCTTTCactcaactttctgttaacatgcttggatacagcactctgtgaacagccaTATTCATTGGCAATGAAAGTTTGTGGCTtaccctccttgtgaagggtgtcaTTGATTGccttctggacaactgtcagatcagcagtcttccccatgattgtgtagcctagtgaaccaaactgagagaccattttgatggctcgGGAAACCTTTGgcggtgttttgagttgattagctgattggcatgtcactatattcaaattttttgagTATTGGGTTTTTTGTTagatgtgagccaaaatcatcacagttaaaagtaccaaagacttaaactactttagtctgtgtgtactgaatttatataatacatgagtttcactatttgagatgaattactgaaataaacagTCTTTCCCCTGACATTCAAATTTATTCAGATGCACCTGTATATTCTATAGAATGTGATGTTTAATAAGCACATATAAGTCAGGTGACAGACAGGTGAACACAAACTTTTGGTCGTATATCTGATTACCATGTTTTGAGTATTTCTCCTGATGGAGCACAGTTATGCACAGCACAGTTATCGTATGGATGCCagttattctgtttatttctagcaaggaaaaacttcttTGCAAAGACACGTTAGATGGTTGAGTGGTTCATCTCGGTGTTAAACTGAGACTCGACATTCCTCAATCAGGCTGAGGCGGCTATATAAACTGCCTCCTGGACTGAGGAGCGACACAAACCAGTTCCAGCTCTTTATCTCCAGCGCAGAAGTTGTAAAGGGAAACTCCAGCCTCACCATGAGTCGCAGCCCAGAGCGCATCTCCTCGTACCGTAGGCATTTTGAAGGCCTCGCCTCCTCATCTTCTACCTGCCATATTCGTGTCTCGAGCCCGAGCCCACGCAGACGTGAAACCCGCCATCGGTCTGCCAGCTATAGCCGCAGCATGCGAAGGGCTACATCCGGCACCCGCAGTGCACGCCTCACCGGGTAACACCGCTGAGTTTTCTCATCTATATAATGACCTACTACTATTCTACTCTCCTCTcagtgtaatgtactgtactgtaatatattgtattgtactCTGGCCTGTCCTTAacctactctacattactcttgTGTACATTATTGTACTCTACTCTAAGTCTATATACTCTAATCTATTCTACTTCTGCTCTACTTTACTCTGTATTattctactctacattactgtACTGTGATCCCAGTCTACGATACCTTACTCTACTCTTCAATCCTCACATTTCTTCTctacattactctgttactctttattctctctctgcTGCCACTCCACACTGAATGTACTCTTTCTCTGCTCTACACTACATCTACTTTACAGTACActtctctcttccttctcttaCTCTACACGTACTTTATTTACTCTAATCGATATGTTGTAACCACTTCTTCTAATCTACTTTACTTGCATTTCAGTCTATataattgttttctttctttctttcttttctttctatacTCTTTCAGAAGTGTGAGTATGAGTGCTCTGTGTGCTGGTATGGGTCTCGGAGGTGCACTGGATCTGGAAGCTGCTTCTGCTGCCAACCAGAACTATCTAACCACACGCACAAGTGAGCGACAGGAGATGATCACCCTCAATGACCGCCTGGCTGTCTACATTGAAAAGGTAACATGCGTTAGAAGTGTTTACTTTCTCCACTCACCTTTTCCTGCTTTACCTAAGTACGCCTGTAATTACTTTGGATACGTGTATTTGCAGGTGCGTACTCTGGAGCAGCAAAACAAACTGCTTGAGACTGAGATTGAAGGCCTGAAGGGCCGCTATGTGAAGCCCTCAGGCTTGCGTATGATGTATGAGGAGCAGTTGAGAGAACTCAGAAGGGTCGCTGACCAGATGAGAGCCCAGAGGGTAAGCAGAGAATGcaaaattagaaagaaaaaaaaacttttctcaGTCAGCATGTTGTTATTAAAGTTGTTGATTTGCAGTAACACACAACTCTTTCCTGAAGGATCTTTCCATTGCTGCTAAGGAGGCCATGACTGCGCAGCTGGAGATGATCAAGTCCAGGTATGAGGAGGCACTGGAAGCCAGGAAAAAGGCAGAACAGGACATTGAAGCTTTCAAGCCTGTGAGTTCAGTAGTGATGCTAACAATATCGAATCATATCTAACTCGAATTCCTGTGACACATAGCACAGAACTTTCATCAATGGCTTAACATGAAAAATGACTCATGATTGACAACCTCTTATGGAATTCGGATAACACTGATAACACCTGAGTGTTAATTAAATGACAATGTCCTTCGAATAAAATGTAATCGAATGTATTGCTGTTTGCCTGACAGGATGTGGATGCTGCCACTGCGGCCCGCATTGCTCTGGAGAAACAGCTAGAGAACCTTGAGGTGGAGATGGAGTTCCTTCAGAGGATTCACAAACAGGTAGCTGTTTCAAGAACACACCGAATTTCTGCTGTTACATATATCCCGTAATCCATGTGTAGGAGACGTGgcacagaaaatggatggatagctgaatgattttctgcatttctattattttaaacatattttaaaacataacaACATACTTGTTCAGGAAATCGAGGAACTGATGGCTCAGATTTATGAAACTGTATCTAAAGTCGAAGTGGCCTTCGCTCTTCCTGACCTTGCATCTGCCCTCAAAGAGATCCAGTCCCAGTACGACAGCATCGCCGCCCGGAACCTACAGGTAGAAAACATTTACCCCAAACACAGATTGAATGTGTTATGCTTTGAGCGCTGATCTCTGCAGGATAAATTTTGCTTAAATATTTTTCCCTCTTCCATTCCTTAGTGGCACTTTGATTTACCTCAGAATAAGTGACCTCAGTATGCTTCTTCTGTATCTGTTACTTTTATCTGATCATCATCAGGAAATGGATGCCTGGTACAAGACCAAATTCCAGGACTTGAACACGGCATCAGCAAGACATGTGGAATCCGTACGGGGAATTAGAGAAGAAGTTGTGGGCTACAAGAAGGATGTTAGTACATTTCTCTACTCTATACTTTactctcatcttatctcatctcatctcatctcatctccatctccatctgtgtttgtgtccatAGATTCAGAACAAACAGCGGGAGCTGGATTCACTTAACAACAGGTATGAGACTTTGCTGGCTCAGATCCGTGACAACCAAGAGAAATACAGAAAGGAGGAAGAAGATTTACAGGTGAGAATAAAGCAGATGTATttgaaacacattaaacattacaaTAAGAGAGAGATGTACATGATACAACAGAACCGTCTGAGTGAGTCTATTTGTTTTAGTCGGATTAACAGAACGCTTTAAGTCTGATTAATGCTAATCCGTGCTCACGGTGGTGTGCTTTTTAGGCCCGTATCGAGGCTCTGAAGCTGGAAATGAAGACAGTGAAAGAGAAGATCACTCTGCTGCTGAAAGAATATCAGGATCTCCTCAATGTGAAGATGGCTCTTGAGATCGAGATCACCACCTACAGGTAGAGTAAATGAAGTCACAATGAAATGATAAAGTATggatgattaataaataaagaaaagctgAAAGTATGAGGTAGCGGTGTGCGTTACTAGGCAACAATGCTCTCTTCCGTTACATGACGTGTCAGTGTGTCCCAGTATCCTGTATTTTCATTTGCTACACAATCAAAAAGAGTACTTACTTTTACTGCAGTATTTTCAGTAAGAATTAGGATGGatctttagactttttttttaactcattgaTCCGACTCCTTACACAAAGCCGTCCTCCATTCTCCGTCCTCATTGCTCCTACTGTTACAATAATGATAGTGTCTCTAAAATGACTAATGGAAGACTTAAATGCAAAATAGTATTCTCATCcagttaattattatttatcatgctTGTACTTTGTATGAAAGTatgacagaaaaatattaacaattgTACCTTAAAACAATATTGAGGACAAGGAGAATTGTGTCCACAGTAAATCAgtggtgtttgttttgcttcttCAGGAAGCTGATCGAAGGCGAGGACTCCCGTTTGTCAACAATGGTGCAAGGCATGTCTCTGATGAGTGCCAGCATCTCTGCGAGTCTCAGCACCTCAGGGGTGAGGGTGAGTGGAGCTTTGGCTGAACCGGCTGGTGGAGCAGCTGCAGTGGCCTTCAAGCCATCGCAGTCTTCTAACGGCAACCAGGAAACTAAGGAGGAATTCTCTCACGAG encodes the following:
- the ngs gene encoding notochord granular surface; translation: MSRSPERISSYRRHFEGLASSSSTCHIRVSSPSPRRRETRHRSASYSRSMRRATSGTRSARLTGSVSMSALCAGMGLGGALDLEAASAANQNYLTTRTSERQEMITLNDRLAVYIEKVRTLEQQNKLLETEIEGLKGRYVKPSGLRMMYEEQLRELRRVADQMRAQRDLSIAAKEAMTAQLEMIKSRYEEALEARKKAEQDIEAFKPDVDAATAARIALEKQLENLEVEMEFLQRIHKQEIEELMAQIYETVSKVEVAFALPDLASALKEIQSQYDSIAARNLQEMDAWYKTKFQDLNTASARHVESVRGIREEVVGYKKDIQNKQRELDSLNNRYETLLAQIRDNQEKYRKEEEDLQARIEALKLEMKTVKEKITLLLKEYQDLLNVKMALEIEITTYRKLIEGEDSRLSTMVQGMSLMSASISASLSTSGVRVSGALAEPAGGAAAVAFKPSQSSNGNQETKEEFSHEQAVELTERKTVLIRTVKTDEDVIQKDTQERTITISGAADETEE